Proteins from one Fragaria vesca subsp. vesca linkage group LG6, FraVesHawaii_1.0, whole genome shotgun sequence genomic window:
- the LOC101304788 gene encoding sodium-coupled neutral amino acid transporter 3-like yields MTIGNVAPKKERKSRKNKAIVDENAPLLPKCGEDGGFDEFNGASFTGAVFNLSTTIVGAGIMALPATMKVLGLGLGITMIIFMAFLTEASIELILRFSRAGKSSSYGGLMGDAFGKYGKILLQVAVLVNNLGVLIVYMIIIGDVLSGTSSSEGHHAGVLEGWFGVHWWTGRAIVLLVTTLGIFAPLASFKRIDSLSFTSALSVGLAVVFLVITVGITVIKLIDGSIGMPRLLPDVSDVSSFIKCFTVVPVLVTAYICHYNVHSIDNELEDSTQIRGVVQSSLALCSSVYIMTSLFGFLLFGDGTLDDVLANFDADLGIPYGSFLNDAVRVSYAAHLMLVFPVVFFPLRLNLDGLLFSSSRPLVLSNMRFTLVTVGLIGIIFLGANFIPSIWDAFQFTGATAAVCIGFIFPAAITLKDRHSIATKKDKILSIVMIVLAVFSNVVAIYSDAYALFKNAKTPSPRE; encoded by the exons ATGACAATTGGGAATGTTGCACCAAAGAAGGAGAGGAAGTCAAGGAAGAACAAAGCAATTGTTGATGAGAATGCTCCTTTGTTGCCCAAATGTGGGGAAGATGGTGGGTTTGATGAGTTTAATGGAGCCTCCTTTACTGGGGCAGTTTTCAACTTATCAACCACAATTGTTGGTGCTGGAATCATGGCTTTGCCTGCAACCATGAAAGTGTTGGGTCTTGGTCTTGGGATTACCATGATCATATTTATGGCCTTCTTGACTGAGGCTTCAATTGAGCTGATACTCAGGTTCAGCCGAGCTGGAAAGTCTTCTTCTTATGGAGGCCTCATGGGGGATGCTTTTGGAAAATATGGGAAAATTTTGTTGCAGGTAGCTGTGTTAGTCAACAATCTTGGTGTCCTCATTGTGTACATGATCATTATTG GTGATGTGCTCTCCGGAACGTCTTCAAGTGAAGGCCACCACGCAGGTGTACTTGAAGGATGGTTTGGAGTACATTGGTGGACAGGGCGTGCCATTGTTCTTCTTGTAACAACACTTGGAATCTTTGCTCCATTGGCAAGCTTTAAACGAATCG ATTCGTTGAGCTTCACGTCTGCCTTATCCGTTGGCCTAGCAGTTGTGTTTCTTGTTATTACTGTTGGAATTACAGTGATCAAGTTGATTGATGGCAGTATTGGAATGCCCAGGTTGCTACCTGATGTTAGTGATGTTTCATCATTCATCAAATGCTTCACTGTAGTCCCTGTACTCGTCACTGCCTACATCTGTCACTACAATG TTCATAGCATTGACAATGAACTTGAGGACTCCACACAGATAAGAGGGGTTGTGCAATCGTCACTTGCTCTGTGCTCATCTGTATACATAATGACAAGCCTTTTTGGGTTCCTTCTATTTGGGGATGGGACTCTTGACGATGTGCTTGCTAACTTCGATGCTGACCTTGGCATTCCTTATGGTTCCTTCCTTAATGATGCTGTCCGTGTCAGTTATGCCGCTCACCTTATGCTTGTGTTTCCTGTTGTCTTCTTCCCATTGCGGCTCAACTTGGATGGCCTCCTCTTTTCCTCTTCAAGGCCTTTGGTTCTCAGCAACATGAGATTTACACTGGTCACAGTTGGGCTGATTGGAATAATCTTCTTGGGTGCAAACTTTATTCCCAGCATCTGGGATGCTTTCCAGTTCACTGGAGCAACTGCTGCTGTTTGCATCGGGTTCATCTTCCCTGCTGCAATTACTCTCAA GGATCGACACAGCATAGCAACAAAGAAGGATAAGATCTTGAGCATTGTCATGATTGTCCTTGCTGTATTCTCAAACGTGGTGGCAATATATAGCGATGCCTATGCCTTGTTCAAGAATGCCAAGACTCCATCACCGCGTGAATGA
- the LOC101305090 gene encoding WPP domain-interacting tail-anchored protein 1-like produces the protein MDYDGGPEASVSSNDVNIDVPVVESHSRDGLDRVSSGELENVREVIIDVESDLARAADKLQNLSGFMMRVATKESDFEAFVSKEEEKSVDCVEKALEYTLLSGILDSEVSELDKLMAMLQMEITAAQGILSSYTYLGETFAVMEEKLQYSEQSLKQLQEQVSEIRMQSLKFQRTFSSSDGEEKWNNDKELRHIEDELFSSKNVQTVEQQRHILQMLEKSIAREMDLEKKLVVSKQIEEDLKMRLLSSEEEAYCMEDEAADVWERCLEADNASGIMMSISKELLGKLQILQFNLNGLVQRENELQLKVDGLLKAKESSLQKLESSNAKVNDFFHAQTESLKDSLKEAEDKLIFADSQAFTLSEKVSSLEDEISEMGIVISDLKEKESKAESRARNAEAQCKLLTETNSELNEELGLLKVQLTEPDMRLQHAVATAEASQEKQNMLNSTIRDMENVIKDLKLKVSKAECRADSVEDKCIILSESNAALNDEVSFLTGRLKRMEAALHQAEAAKIATATDIAVRSKVITNLIVQLAFERERLHKQMSSLTMENKTLILKLQMNNSPSVVMCNDDRGNDDDCMLSKHELDTGTKESREEAHELSAVSAKFDRTHKDAFMSETEAGPADFVRRVDAGVLNFKHVLMAVLIVLISAALYFFT, from the exons ATGGATTATGATGGTGGTCCAGAAGCAAGTGTTTCTAGCAATGATGTCAATATTGACGTACCGGTGGTGGAGTCGCATAGCAGGGACGGTCTTGATAGGGTCTCATCTGGAGAACTAGAAAATGTGCGCGAGGTTATCATTGATGTTGAATCGGATCTAGCACGCGCTGCTGATAAGCTGCAAAATTTGAGTGGTTTTATGATGCGTGTGGCCACCAAGGAGAGTGACTTTGAGGCCTTTGTATCCAAGGAAGAGGAGAAATCGGTTGATTGTGTTGAGAAGGCATTAGAGTACACTCTCTTATCTGGAATTTTGGACTCAGAGGTGAGTGAATTGGATAAGCTCATGGCAATGCTTCAAATGGAGATCACGGCTGCACAGGGGATACTATCTTCTTACACATACTTGGGAGAAACATTTGCAGTGATGGAAGAAAAGCTGCAGTATTCTGAGCAGTCTTTGAAGCAGTTGCAAGAACAGGTCTCTGAAATTAGGATGCAATCTTTGAAGTTCCAGCGGACCTTTTCAAGCTCTGATGGAGAAGAAAAGT GGAATAACGACAAAGAATTGCGCCATATAGAAGATGAATTATTTTCAAGCAAGAATGTGCAAACGGTTGAACAACAAAGACATATATTGCAGATGCTAGAGAAATCTATAGCAAGGGAAATGGATCTTGAAAAGAAATTAGTTGTATCGAAACAAATTGAAGAGGATCTGAAAATGAGATTACTCTCTTCAGAAGAAGAGGCATATTGCATGGAGGATGAAGCAGCAGATGTTTGGGAGAGGTGTTTAGAGGCAGATAATGCATCTGGGATCATGATGAGTATTTCAAAGGAACTGCTGGGTAAACTCCAGATTCTCCAGTTTAATTTAAATGGTTTAGTTCAGCGAGAAAATGAGCTACAACTGAAGGTGGATGGTCTCCTTAAAGCCAAAGAAAGCTCTTTGCAGAAGCTTGAAAGTAGCAACGCAAAAGTTAACGACTTCTTTCACGCACAGACAGAGAGCTTGAAAGATAGCCTGAAGGAAGCTGAAGATAAGTTAATTTTTGCAGATTCTCAGGCCTTCACATTGAGCGAAAAGGTGAGTTCGCTAGAAGATGAAATTAGTGAAATGGGAATTGTTATTTCAGATCTGAAAGAGAAAGAATCTAAAGCTGAAAGTAGGGCTCGTAATGCAGAAGCCCAGTGCAAACTATTAACTGAGACTAACTCTGAACTTAATGAAGAGCTTGGACTTCTTAAGGTGCAGTTGACAGAACCTGACATGCGGTTGCAGCATGCAGTGGCAACTGCTGAAGCTAGCCAGGAGAAACAAAACATGTTGAATTCGACTATTAGGGATATGGAAAATGTGATAAAGGATCTAAAGCTGAAGGTTTCAAAAGCTGAATGTCGGGCTGACAGTGTAGAGGACAAGTGTATAATATTATCGGAATCTAATGCAGCACTAAATGACGAAGTAAGCTTTCTGACGGGTAGATTGAAACGCATGGAGGCAGCTTTACATCAAGCTGAGGCAGCAAAAATAGCTACTGCAACTGATATTGCAGTCCGGTCAAAAGTTATCACAAACTTGATTGTGCAACTTGCTTTTGAAAGAGAGCGCCTTCATAAGCAG ATGTCTTCATTAACAATGGAGAACAAAACACTAATTCTGAAGTTGCAAATGAACAATAGTCCATCTGTGGTTATGTGCAATGATGATAGAGGAAATGATGACGACTGCATGCTCTCAAAGCACGAGTTGGATACTGGCACAAAAGAAAGTAGGGAGGAAGCTCATGAGTTGTCTGCTGTCAGTGCTAAG TTTGATAGGACTCATAAAGATGCTTTTATGAGTGAGACTGAAGCTGGACCTGCTGATTTTGTGAGGAGAGTGGACGCAGGAGTTCTAAACTTTAAGCATGTACTCATGGCAGTGCTCATTGTACTGATTTCAGCTGCACTTTATTTCTTTACTTAA
- the LOC101290981 gene encoding sodium-coupled neutral amino acid transporter 4-like, which translates to MTSETKPNSDERAPLLRKTQHEDEDVARTEKYSGASFYGSVFNLTCTVVGSGIMSLPATLKLLGLLPGIVLIILVSFIIEASVELLLRFSKEGSAVSYGDVMAHAYGWIGKIVLQITIVIYSIGTLIVYMIIIEDVLSGSTSFHGVHHPGILEGWFGEHWWTGRAFVLVAVTIIIFIPLMFFERIDSAKYISLISVGLALLFLFVVVGVTVYKLVDGSIESPKWFPNVTDSASFFRIFTAVPVIVFAYVCHYNVHTIQNELADSSQMKAVLRSSLSLCAVVYVMTGLFGFLLFGESTISNLLSNFDTDLGIPYSRLFNDIIRISYAAHVILVFPTIFLPLRLNLDGLLFPTARPLTLDKKRFVLGSIGLVFISLVGAIFIPNIWVAFEFSGATLGGLLAFVFPASITLKDPHGIATTRDKIVSVSMIILAVFANLMAIYSNLSSLLS; encoded by the exons ATGACTTCTGAAACCAAACCAAACTCCGATGAGAGAGCCCCTTTGTTACGAAAGACTCAACATGAAGATGAAGATGTGGCCAGGACTGAGAAGTATTCTGGAGCATCGTTTTATGGTTCTGTATTCAATTTGACATGCACCGTTGTCGGGTCCGGAATCATGAGCCTGCCTGCAACCCTTAAACTGTTGGGACTCCTTCCGGGAATCGTGTTGATCATCCTAGTTTCATTCATAATTGAGGCATCGGTTGAGTTGTTGTTGAGGTTCAGCAAGGAAGGGTCTGCAGTTTCCTACGGTGATGTCATGGCTCATGCATATGGATGGATTGGGAAGATTGTACTTCAGATCACCATTGTTATTTACAGCATTGGTACTCTCATTGTGTATATGATCATAATTG AGGATGTGCTTTCTGGATCAACTAGCTTCCATGGTGTTCACCACCCCGGCATTCTGGAAGGGTGGTTTGGAGAGCATTGGTGGACTGGCCGCGCCTTCGTTCTTGTTGCTGTAACTATCATCATATTTATTCCATTGATGTTCTTTGAGCGCATCG ATTCGGCAAAATATATCTCTCTTATATCAGTTGGATTGGCTCTTCTGTTTCTTTTTGTTGTGGTTGGAGTCACAGTTTACAAATTAGTGGATGGAAGCATAGAGAGCCCAAAATGGTTTCCAAATGTGACAGATTCGGCATCGTTCTTTAGGATCTTCACTGCTGTCCCTGTGATTGTTTTTGCTTACGTTTGCCACTATAATG TCCACACAATACAGAATGAGCTTGCAGATTCTTCCCAAATGAAAGCTGTGTTACGCAGTTCACTATCTCTATGTGCAGTTGTCTATGTAATGACAGGACTTTTCGGGTTCCTCCTTTTCGGTGAATCAACCATCTCCAACTTACTCTCCAACTTCGACACTGACCTTGGCATTCCCTACAGCCGGCTGTTCAATGACATTATTCGCATTAGCTATGCTGCGCATGTCATACTAGTTTTCCCCACCATATTCTTACCTCTGCGGCTCAACTTGGACGGTCTCCTTTTCCCCACTGCAAGACCTCTGACTTTAGACAAGAAGAGATTTGTGTTGGGAAGTATAGGCCTGGTGTTTATTTCCCTTGTTGGTGCAATATTCATACCCAACATATGGGTAGCTTTCGAGTTCTCTGGAGCAACCCTGGGAGGTTTACTTGCATTTGTGTTTCCTGCTTCCATTACTCTCAA GGACCCTCATGGTATAGCAACTACCAGGGACAAGATTGTGTCAGTCTCCATGATCATTCTTGCGGTATTTGCAAACCTGATGGCTATATATAGCAATCTGAGCTCTTTGTTGTCATAA
- the LOC101305389 gene encoding biogenesis of lysosome-related organelles complex 1 subunit 2-like produces the protein MAEKEKQDELADSLNDLFSSVSTMIKTELQGTANHMELLEKMNLRVAEEYKGFGDVASGLSVFVEQLKSKSSGFDEYVKQIDAIDQQVTEFEAVVSVLDKHVTMLESKVQSVYHNPSSS, from the exons ATGGCTGAGAAAGAGAAGCAAGACGAGCTCGCCGACTCTCTCAACGACCTCTTCTCCAGCGTCTCCACCATGATCAAAACCGAGCTCCAG GGAACTGCCAACCACATGGAGCTGTTAGAGAAGATGAATCTGAGAGTCGCCGAGGAATACAAAGGCTTCGGCGACGTGGCCTCCGGGCTCAGCGTCTTCGTGGAGCAGCTCAAGTCCAAAAGCAGCGGCTTCGACGAGTATGTCAAGCAGATTGATGCCATAGATCAGCAAGTCACCGAGTTTGAAGCTGTTGTTTCTGTGCTTGATAAACATGTGACCATGTTGGAGTCCAAAGTACAGTCTGTGTATCACAATCCATCGTCTTCCTAG
- the LOC101305681 gene encoding pentatricopeptide repeat-containing protein At3g29290-like gives MGELSLMIISASSGFQYRHSHQPLYDVTRTCASVCNVSLVSMWVPNRIRLKAKSMSVPNMVLSVQSGLVCERQEDKQGYKACLVEQVLPPWGDLAIDKDPVHPDIEPEVAIRPELSLNRKEVLNVDRVSFLEEVDEETLSKRILVLSRTNKFRSALELFTSMELSGLVSSLHACNSLLSCLLRNGFLDNGLRVFEFMKRKKLTTGHSYSLILKAVSDAHGCDSAIEMFREMEKESGVKDGFDTIVYNTMISVCGKVNNWRETERLWRDIKENGHTGTRVTYCLLVSIFVRCGEHELALDAYNEMIENKFEPGIDTMQAMVGACSKEGNWDLALNIFQDMLDSGLKPNAIAFNALINSLGKAAEVELAFRVYNIMKSMGHSPDPYTWKALLNALYRANRHDDAIKLFESIKRSQRSQLNSHLYNMALMSCSKLGLWDKSLQLLWQLEASELSVSTASYNLVISACEMARKPEVALQVYGHMVHQKCTPDTFTHLSLIRSCVWGSFWEEVEEILNHAAPDASLYNAAIQGMSFQGKTELAKKLYTNMRENGLQPDGKTRAVMLQNLRRPRKTQLSRYRTRRSKLSPNRRY, from the exons ATGGGTGAGCTTTCCCTTATGATAATCTCAGCTAGTTCTGGGTTTCAGTATCGGCATTCTCATCAGCCTTTATATGATGTGACTAGAACATGTGCAAGTGTGTGTAATGTTAGCTTAGTTTCCATGTGGGTGCCTAATAGGATTAGATTGAAGGCTAAATCCATGTCTGTGCCAAACATGGTGCTTAGTGTCCAATCTGGGTTGGTTTGTGAGAGACAAGAAGATAAACAAGGATATAAAGCTTGTTTGGTTGAGCAGGTATTGCCTCCATGGGGAGATTTGGCAATTGACAAGGACCCGGTGCACCCGGATATTGAGCCTGAGGTTGCCATCAGGCCGGAGCTGAGTTTAAATAGGAAGGAAGTGTTGAATGTAGATAGGGTAAGTTTTTTAGAGGAGGTGGATGAGGAGACATTGTCAAAGAGGATTTTGGTGTTGAGTAGAACTAATAAATTTCGGAGTGCGTTGGAGCTGTTTACTTCCATGGAGTTATCAGGTCTTGTTTCTAGTTTACATGCGTGTAATTCACTGTTATCATGTCTGTTGAGAAATGGGTTTCTTGATAATGGTCTGAGGGTGTTTGAGTTTATGAAGAGAAAGAAGTTAACCACGGGGCATAGTTATAGCTTGATACTTAAGGCAGTTTCGGATGCTCATGGCTGCGACTCAGCCATTGAAATGTTTAGGGAAATGGAAAAGGAGAGTGGAGTGAAGGATGGTTTTGATACTATTGTCTATAACACAATGATATCGGTCTGTGGTAAAGTGAACAATTGGCGTGAAACTGAGAGATTGTGGAGAGATATCAAGGAGAATGGGCATACTGGAACACGAGTTACTTATTGCCTCTTGGTTAGCATATTTGTTCGGTGTGGTGAGCATGAGCTAGCTCTTGATGCTTACAATGAGATGATTGAAAACAAGTTTGAACCTGGGATTGATACAATGCAAGCTATGGTTGGTGCTTGCTCGAAGGAAGGAAATTGGGATCTTGCACTGAATATCTTTCAGGATATGTTGGACAGTGGGCTCAAGCCAAATGCAATTGCATTCAATGCATTAATAAATTCGCTTGGAAAGGCTGCCGAGGTTGAACTAGCATTTAGGGTGTATAATATCATGAAATCTATGGGTCATTCACCTGATCCTTACACATGGAAGGCATTACTCAATGCACTGTATAGGGCAAATCGACATGACGATGCTATTAAGCTGTTTGAGAGCATCAAGAGAAGTCAGCGCTCTCAATTGAACTCACACTTGTACAATATGGCTTTAATGTCTTGCTCAAAGCTTGGGCTATGGGATAAATCTCTGCAGCTTTTGTGGCAATTAGAAGCTTCTGAATTGTCAGTTTCAACAGCATCTTATAACCTTGTAATCAGTGCTTGTGAGATGGCAAGGAAGCCTGAAGTGGCATTGCAAGTGTATGGGCACATGGTTCACCAGAAGTGCACCCCAGACACATTTACTCATCTGTCTCTAATAAGGAGTTGCGTTTGGGGTTCTTTCTGGGAGGAAGTTGAGGAAATCCTGAAT CACGCAGCACCAGATGCATCTCTTTATAACGCTGCCATTCAAGGAATGAGCTTTCAAGGCAAAACCGAATTAGCAAAGAAGCTTTACACAAATATGCGTGAGAATGGCCTGCAACCAGATGGCAAAACACGCGCCGTTATGCTGCAAAACTTAAGAAGACCAAGAAAGACACAGCTTTCTCGTTACAGAACAAGAAGGAGCAAGCTTTCCCCTAATCGCCGTTACTAA
- the LOC101305963 gene encoding uncharacterized protein LOC101305963, which produces MGPPPPPPLSKTSCDSETLENVPMETTSDSSTQMKPPMGPPPPKNPSPPPPPPPENPSPTPPSTSTADSEAAPPPPPETSKQKSEGFAVPYSIPPWSGAPCHEFQLEVLKDGAIVDQFNVYEKGAYMFGRVDLCDFVLEHPTISRFHAVLQFKTSGEAYIYDLGSTHGTFVNKNQVSKKEYVDLHVGDVIRFGHSSRLYIFQGPSELMPPEKDLKVLREYKMREDILDQQASLQRARLEASLADGISWGMGEDAIMEEVEDDGEEVTWQTYKGQLTEKQIKTRDKITKRMEKIAHMKKEIDAIRAKDISQGGLTQGQQTQIARNEQRTEQILEELENLEETLNESIRESLGARVGKLSHRKKKGTIEEEEEEELMSDDDEFYDRTKKPSSKKASENPSVETADTLLDKRDAITKEMEDKKELLSIEKNRLASETTEEPDAGDALDAYMSGLSSKLVLDKTEQLQKELSDLQSEYDRVVFLLKIADPTGEAAKKRDSKVLPENPETSAASIKKQRPHKPKETCLPENPESGFIKKEESTDVTVASSKKLESGEVLTDATEGESVVYTVPKPQWLGAKVDKNEEGHQEAAPTNEHEAEVFVDYKDRNKILENEVNMESGIENAAPGLIIRKRKQVHESEASDDSHQLSTSSSTGAALVAEDAVALLLKHNKGYYASEDDKSSESQDTSQGKKQSKGKKPKKRVLGPERPSFLDSDSTETWVPPEGQSGDGRTSLNDRYGY; this is translated from the exons ATGGGTCCTCCGCCGCCGCCTCCACTTTCCAAAACCTCCTGCGACTCCGAAACCCTAGAAAACGTTCCAATGGAGACTACTTCAGATTCTTCAACGCAAATGAAGCCCCCGATGGGGCCTCCGCCTCCCAAAAACCCTAGTCCTCCTCCTCCTCCTCCTCCCGAAAACCCTAGCCCTACCCCACCGTCAACATCCACCGCCGACTCCGAAGCCGCGCCGCCGCCGCCGCCGGAGACCTCGAAGCAGAAATCCGAAGGCTTCGCCGTGCCTTACTCGATCCCTCCGTGGAGCGGAGCTCCATGCCACGAGTTCCAGCTCGAGGTGCTCAAGGACGGCGCCATTGTCGACCAGTTCAATGT GTATGAGAAAGGAGCATACATGTTTGGTAGGGTCGACCTATGCGATTTTGTACTGGAGCACCCCACTATCTCTCGGTTTCATGCCG TGCTCCAGTTCAAGACAAGTGGAGAGGCATACATCTATGACCTTGGCAGTACTCATGGTACTTTCGTTAACAAGAACCAG GTCAGTAAAAAGGAGTATGTGGACTTGCATGTTGGTGATGTCATTCGCTTTGGGCA TTCGTCTCGTCTATACATTTTTCAAGGACCATCGGAGTTGATGCCACCA GAAAAAGACTTGAAAGTTTTGAGAGAGTACAAGATGCGTGAAGATATTCTAGATCAGCAGGCATCACTTCAACGAGCAAGACTGGAAGCTTCTCTTGCTGATGGCATCTCTTGGGGTATGGGAGAGGATGCCATTATGGAAGAAGTTGAG GATGATGGTGAGGAAGTGACCTGGCAAACATACAAAGGACAGCTTACAGAAAAGCAGATAAAAACCCGCGATAAGATAACTAAAAGAATGGAAAAG ATTGCTCATATGAAGAAAGAGATAGATGCCATTCGTGCTAAAGACATCTCTCAAGGTGGATTGACTCAAGGGCAACAAACTCAGATCGCTCGGAATGAGCAAAGAACAGAACAG ATTCTGGAAGAGCTTGAAAATTTGGAAGAGACACTGAATGAGAGTATTCGAGAAAGTTTAGGTGCACGTGTTGGGAAGCTATCACATCGTAAGAAGAAAGGAACAATTGAAGAAGAAGAAGAAGAAGAACTTATGAG TGATGATGATGAATTTTATGATCGGACAAAGAAGCCTTCTAGCAAAAAGGCTAGTGAAAACCCATCAGTTGAAACGGCCGATACTCTTCTTGATAAGAGAGATGCAATCACAAAAGAAATGGAAGACAAGAAAGAGCTGCTTTCTATTGAGAAAAACAGACTGGCATCAGAAACTACAGAAGAACCCGATGCTGGAGACGCACTGGATGCATACATGTCTGGGCTTTCATCTAAGCTAG TGCTTGATAAAACTGAGCAACTGCAAAAGGAACTCTCAGATCTCCAGTCCGAATATGATAGGGTAGTCTTCCTTTTGAAGATTGCTGATCCAACAGGTGAAGCAGCCAAGAAAAGGGATTCAAAGGTCCTTCCCGAAAATCCTGAAACTTCTGCTGCTTCCATCAAGAAGCAACGTCCACATAAACCAAAGGAAACATGTCTGCCTGAAAATCCAGAAAGTGGCTTTATAAAGAAAGAGGAAAGTACAGATGTGACTGTTGCATCTAGCAAGAAGCTGGAGTCGGGTGAGGTTCTAACTGATGCAACTGAAGGAGAAAGTGTTGTGTATACTGTTCCAAAGCCCCAGTGGCTTGGAGCTAAAGTGGACAAGAATGAGGAGGGTCATCAAGAGGCAGCACCTACAAATGAGCACGAGGCTGAAGTATTTGTGGACTATAAAGACAGGAATAAAATTTTGGAGAATGAAGTTAACATGGAATCTGGGATTGAAAATGCTGCACCTGGTTTGATTATAAGGAAACGGAAACAAGTTCATGAATCTGAAGCTAGTGATGATTCTCATCAACTGTCGACATCTTCATCCACAGGAGCCGCACTTGTGGCAGAGGATGCTGTAGCATTGTTGTTAAAGCACAACAAAGGCTATTATGCGTCTGAAGACGACAAATCCTCTGAAAGCCAAGATACATCACAAGGGAAAAAACAGAGCAAGGGTAAGAAGCCCAAAAAGAGAGTACTTGGTCCCGAGAGACCTTCATTTCTTGATAGTGATTCTACTGAAACATGGGTGCCTCCTGAAG GACAATCTGGTGATGGACGAACATCCTTGAACGATCGTTATGGCTACTAA